One part of the Algibacter sp. L1A34 genome encodes these proteins:
- a CDS encoding DUF2141 domain-containing protein: MKTFLFIFVLLFSITFTNAQNTESAKKTQLINVKIDKLPSHDGHVILTLHNEQTFMKGAGLKNIKAEIIDGKVDVQFEGVTPGTYAIIVLHDTNDNNKMDFGETGRPKEAFGTSNNSMSFGPPQFANAKFEVTNTDLEMNIIL; this comes from the coding sequence ATGAAGACTTTTTTATTTATTTTCGTTCTATTATTTTCTATAACTTTCACCAATGCTCAAAACACTGAAAGCGCTAAAAAAACCCAACTTATTAATGTAAAGATAGACAAATTACCATCTCATGATGGCCATGTTATTTTAACACTACACAATGAACAAACCTTTATGAAGGGTGCTGGTTTAAAAAATATTAAAGCTGAAATTATTGATGGTAAAGTTGATGTGCAATTTGAAGGTGTAACTCCTGGAACATACGCCATTATAGTACTTCATGATACTAACGACAATAATAAAATGGATTTTGGAGAAACAGGCAGACCAAAAGAAGCCTTTGGAACATCTAACAACTCAATGAGTTTTGGCCCTCCTCAATTTGCTAACGCAAAATTTGAGGTTACAAATACCGATTTAGAAATGAACATTATACTTTAA
- a CDS encoding UDP-2,3-diacylglucosamine diphosphatase, translating into MKIKRKIEIAVISDVHLGTYGCHAKHLLTYLNSIDPKKLILNGDIIDIWQFSKRYFPKSHLKVIKKIMTMASNGVEVIYITGNHDEMLRKFSDTTIGNISIVDKAVLDLDGQKAWFFHGDVFDVSIQNAKWLAKLGGYGYDVLTLINRGVNWYLDKRGKERYSLSKKVKNGVKGAVKYINDFEKVIAELAIEKGYDYVICGHIHQPKMEYIENKHGRTMYLNSGDWVENFTALEYQFKRWKIYNFNTDKLAPFIVDEDFEEMKINDLIAAITIVERAEKKSIK; encoded by the coding sequence TTGAAAATAAAACGTAAAATAGAAATTGCTGTCATTTCCGATGTGCATTTGGGTACTTACGGATGCCATGCAAAACATTTACTTACCTATTTAAATAGTATTGACCCTAAAAAATTAATTTTAAATGGCGATATTATTGATATTTGGCAATTTAGTAAACGTTATTTCCCAAAATCGCATTTAAAGGTTATAAAAAAAATAATGACAATGGCATCGAATGGTGTCGAAGTTATTTACATTACTGGAAACCATGATGAAATGCTTAGAAAATTTAGCGATACAACCATCGGTAATATTTCTATTGTAGATAAAGCTGTTTTGGATTTAGACGGACAAAAAGCATGGTTTTTTCATGGTGATGTTTTTGATGTTTCTATACAAAATGCTAAATGGCTGGCTAAATTGGGCGGTTATGGTTATGATGTATTAACGCTAATTAATCGTGGTGTAAATTGGTATTTAGATAAACGTGGAAAAGAACGCTATTCACTTTCTAAAAAAGTAAAAAATGGCGTTAAGGGTGCTGTAAAATATATTAATGATTTCGAAAAAGTAATTGCGGAACTTGCGATAGAAAAAGGTTACGACTATGTAATTTGTGGGCATATACACCAACCTAAAATGGAGTATATTGAAAACAAACACGGGAGAACCATGTATTTAAACTCTGGTGATTGGGTAGAAAACTTTACCGCTTTGGAATACCAGTTTAAACGTTGGAAGATTTATAACTTTAATACAGATAAACTAGCTCCTTTTATTGTTGATGAGGATTTTGAAGAAATGAAAATCAATGATTTAATTGCCGCAATTACTATTGTAGAACGTGCCGAAAAGAAGTCTATAAAGTAA
- a CDS encoding DUF4442 domain-containing protein, which translates to MTLTPRKLNAYTMFKLPAAYICGVRTKHIDNNKCLVTVKHKWVNQNPFKSMFWAVQGMAAEFATGALMIGKIQDSGKRVSMLVTSQTATFTKKATGRIIFTCNDGLLIDEALKTAIETGEGQTLWMESVGKNEDGVEVSTFKFEWSIKVKQPKVAV; encoded by the coding sequence ATGACATTAACACCAAGAAAACTAAATGCTTACACCATGTTTAAGTTGCCCGCTGCTTATATATGTGGCGTAAGAACTAAACATATAGATAACAATAAATGTTTAGTAACTGTTAAACATAAGTGGGTAAATCAAAACCCGTTTAAGTCTATGTTTTGGGCAGTGCAAGGTATGGCGGCCGAGTTTGCTACGGGTGCTTTAATGATTGGCAAAATTCAAGATTCTGGCAAACGTGTATCTATGTTAGTAACATCGCAAACTGCAACATTTACAAAAAAAGCTACCGGACGCATTATATTTACTTGTAATGATGGTCTTTTAATAGATGAAGCCTTAAAAACAGCTATTGAAACTGGTGAGGGGCAAACCTTATGGATGGAATCTGTTGGGAAGAATGAAGATGGTGTAGAAGTTTCTACCTTTAAATTTGAATGGAGTATTAAGGTGAAGCAGCCTAAAGTAGCAGTCTAA
- the aroC gene encoding chorismate synthase → MAGNTFGKLFTLATYGESHGPALGGVIDGCPSGIELDLDEIQNELNRRKPGQSAIVTQRKEPDTVKFHSGIFEGVTTGTSIGFVIENTNQKSHDYSHIKDSYRPSHADYTYDKKYGVRDYRGGGRSSARETACRVVAGAIAKQMLKGIEITAYVSGVGTMKLDKPYNELDLTLVESNIVRCPDKEMAANMETYIKEVRGKGDTVGGIVSCVIKNVPVGLGEPVFDKLHAELGKAMLSINAVKGFEYGSGFHGSTMYGSDHNDAFNSDGTTKTNYSGGIQGGISNGMDIYFNVAFKPVATLIQKYETIDKDGNYVEMQGKGRHDPCVVPRAVPIVEAMAALVLADFKLINKLYN, encoded by the coding sequence ATGGCAGGTAACACCTTCGGAAAACTATTTACTTTAGCAACTTATGGCGAATCGCACGGTCCAGCATTAGGAGGTGTTATAGATGGCTGTCCATCAGGGATTGAGTTAGATTTAGATGAAATTCAAAACGAATTAAACCGAAGAAAGCCAGGCCAATCTGCTATCGTTACACAACGTAAAGAACCGGATACCGTAAAATTTCATTCAGGTATTTTCGAGGGCGTAACTACAGGGACATCTATTGGTTTTGTTATCGAAAACACCAACCAAAAATCTCACGATTATAGTCATATAAAAGACAGTTACCGTCCCAGTCATGCCGATTATACTTACGATAAAAAATACGGAGTTCGCGATTATCGTGGTGGTGGTCGTAGTTCGGCACGTGAAACTGCATGTCGCGTAGTTGCTGGTGCCATAGCTAAACAAATGCTAAAAGGAATCGAAATTACAGCCTACGTTTCTGGCGTTGGTACCATGAAATTAGATAAACCATATAACGAGTTAGATCTTACGCTAGTAGAATCTAATATTGTACGTTGTCCAGACAAAGAGATGGCAGCAAACATGGAAACTTATATTAAGGAAGTACGTGGAAAAGGGGATACCGTTGGTGGAATTGTAAGCTGTGTTATTAAAAATGTACCTGTTGGTTTGGGTGAGCCGGTTTTCGATAAGTTACATGCCGAACTTGGTAAAGCCATGCTATCCATTAACGCTGTAAAAGGTTTTGAATATGGTAGCGGATTCCATGGTAGTACCATGTATGGAAGCGATCATAACGATGCTTTTAATAGTGATGGAACTACTAAAACAAACTATTCTGGTGGAATTCAAGGCGGTATAAGCAACGGTATGGATATCTATTTCAACGTCGCTTTCAAACCTGTAGCCACACTAATTCAAAAATACGAAACCATCGATAAAGATGGTAATTATGTAGAAATGCAAGGTAAGGGCCGTCACGATCCATGTGTTGTACCACGCGCCGTACCAATTGTAGAGGCTATGGCAGCACTTGTTTTAGCAGATTTTAAATTAATAAATAAGCTTTATAATTAA
- a CDS encoding Dps family protein, translating into MTLNTIGLDTVKTHEIANDLNHLLANFQIYYQNLRGIHWNIKGKRFFDLHVKFEELYTDANTKVDEIAERILTLGATPLHTFEDYAAKAQVPVGKNISQDDLAVRLIVDSLAQLLKIEREILEKAGDASDEGTGSMMSDFITEQEKTVWMMKAWLNETV; encoded by the coding sequence ATGACTTTAAATACAATAGGATTAGACACAGTAAAAACACATGAGATAGCAAATGATTTAAACCATCTTTTAGCTAATTTTCAAATATATTATCAAAACTTAAGAGGTATTCACTGGAATATTAAAGGAAAACGTTTTTTCGATTTACACGTTAAATTTGAAGAATTATACACCGATGCTAATACAAAAGTGGACGAAATTGCAGAACGTATTTTAACTTTAGGAGCTACACCTTTACATACTTTTGAAGATTATGCAGCAAAAGCACAGGTGCCAGTAGGTAAAAATATTTCGCAAGATGATTTAGCTGTAAGATTGATAGTGGATTCTTTAGCTCAATTATTGAAAATTGAGAGAGAAATACTTGAAAAAGCTGGTGATGCTAGTGATGAAGGTACAGGTTCTATGATGAGCGATTTTATTACCGAACAAGAAAAAACAGTTTGGATGATGAAAGCTTGGTTGAATGAAACGGTTTAA
- a CDS encoding TIGR00266 family protein, with protein sequence MTAHEIDYRIYGEEMQYVEIELDPEEGVIAEAGSFMMMDSGIQMETIFGDGSQQDSGFLGKILGAGKRILTGESMFMTAFYNNLTGKRNVSFASPYPGKIIPIDLTEFGGKFICQKDAFLCAAKGVSVGIEFSKKLGRGLFGGEGFIMQKLEGDGMAFVHAGGTMAKKELKSGEILRVDTGCIVGFDQTVNYDIEFIGGIKNTVFGGEGLFFAKLEGPGTVFIQSLPFSRLAGRVLASAPRSGGNSKGEGSVLGGLGNLLDGDNRF encoded by the coding sequence ATGACAGCACACGAAATTGATTATAGAATCTACGGAGAAGAAATGCAATACGTAGAAATAGAACTCGATCCGGAAGAAGGAGTAATAGCAGAAGCAGGAAGCTTCATGATGATGGATAGTGGTATACAAATGGAAACTATTTTTGGAGATGGTTCTCAGCAAGATTCAGGATTTTTAGGTAAAATATTAGGAGCTGGAAAACGGATTTTAACAGGAGAAAGTATGTTTATGACGGCTTTTTACAACAACCTAACAGGTAAGCGTAACGTATCATTCGCATCTCCATATCCAGGAAAAATAATCCCAATAGATTTAACAGAATTTGGCGGAAAATTTATCTGTCAAAAAGATGCTTTTCTATGTGCAGCAAAAGGAGTGAGCGTTGGTATCGAGTTTTCTAAAAAATTAGGTCGCGGGCTTTTTGGAGGTGAAGGTTTTATTATGCAAAAGCTTGAAGGCGACGGTATGGCGTTTGTTCATGCTGGCGGAACTATGGCTAAAAAAGAATTAAAATCTGGAGAAATATTACGTGTAGATACCGGTTGTATTGTAGGTTTCGATCAAACTGTAAATTACGATATCGAATTTATTGGAGGAATAAAAAACACTGTTTTTGGAGGCGAAGGTTTGTTTTTTGCAAAATTAGAAGGCCCTGGAACTGTATTTATACAATCTTTACCATTTAGTCGTTTAGCTGGTCGTGTTTTGGCATCTGCACCACGTTCTGGTGGTAATTCTAAAGGAGAAGGTAGTGTGTTAGGTGGTTTAGGCAATTTGCTAGATGGTGATAATAGGTTTTAA
- a CDS encoding PadR family transcriptional regulator produces MKIENTKAQMRKGVLEFCILSVLKDEDAYVAEILSTLKDAKLLVVEGTIYPLLTRLKNAGLLNYRWEESTSGPPRKYYGLTETGKLFLKELNTTWSELHHAVTLVTSQKPPKK; encoded by the coding sequence ATGAAAATAGAAAACACAAAAGCACAAATGCGTAAAGGCGTATTAGAATTTTGCATTCTTTCTGTGTTGAAGGACGAAGACGCTTATGTTGCCGAAATTCTAAGCACGCTAAAAGATGCCAAATTGCTGGTTGTGGAAGGTACTATTTACCCTTTGCTTACCAGACTAAAAAACGCAGGTCTTTTAAATTACAGATGGGAAGAATCGACCTCCGGACCACCACGAAAATATTATGGCTTAACCGAAACCGGGAAGCTTTTTTTAAAAGAATTAAATACCACATGGAGTGAACTACACCATGCAGTAACCCTAGTAACTAGCCAAAAACCACCAAAAAAATGA
- a CDS encoding dicarboxylate/amino acid:cation symporter, with product MKKLAMHWKIIIGMVLGIIFGFIMNNVTGGRGFVGDWIAPFGKIFINLLKLIAVPLILASLIKGVTDLKDISKIKNMGLRTIGIYVATTVVAIIIGLSIVNIVKPGVGMPEETIEKIKLRYANDAGVADKLMKASAQKDAGPLQSLVDIFPSNIFQSFVEASMLQVIFFALFVGICLLLIGEKKAKPLIDFFDSLNEVVMKMVDLIMLFAPYAVFALLANVIIAFDDTEILIKLLYYAFCVVGGLILMIGFYMILVSVYTKKSPLWFLKQISPAQLLAFSTSSSAATLPVTMERVEEHLGVDGEVAGFVLPVGATVNMDGTSLYQGIAAVFIMQVIWPEGLTFTNQLVIVATALLASIGSAAVPSAGMVMLVIVLESIGFPAELLPIGLALIFAVDRPLDMCRTVVNVTGDATVAMIVAKSLGKLHDPKPKEWDDNYEEVK from the coding sequence ATGAAGAAACTTGCAATGCACTGGAAGATTATAATAGGAATGGTTCTCGGAATCATTTTTGGTTTTATTATGAATAACGTAACTGGTGGTCGTGGTTTTGTTGGCGACTGGATTGCACCTTTCGGGAAAATATTCATCAATCTTCTAAAACTTATTGCAGTTCCTTTAATATTGGCGTCTTTAATAAAAGGAGTCACCGATTTAAAAGATATTTCGAAAATAAAAAATATGGGTTTGCGTACCATTGGTATTTATGTAGCAACTACCGTTGTTGCTATTATTATTGGTTTAAGCATTGTAAATATTGTAAAGCCTGGGGTTGGAATGCCCGAGGAAACCATTGAAAAAATTAAATTAAGATACGCTAACGATGCAGGTGTTGCCGATAAATTAATGAAAGCATCTGCTCAAAAAGATGCCGGGCCACTGCAATCCTTAGTCGATATTTTTCCAAGTAATATATTTCAATCCTTTGTAGAAGCATCGATGTTACAAGTTATCTTTTTTGCGCTTTTTGTTGGTATCTGTTTACTTTTAATTGGCGAGAAAAAAGCAAAACCATTAATAGATTTCTTCGATTCTTTAAACGAGGTTGTTATGAAAATGGTAGATTTAATAATGCTTTTTGCACCATATGCCGTGTTTGCATTATTAGCTAATGTTATTATCGCTTTCGATGATACCGAAATTTTAATAAAATTATTATACTATGCGTTTTGTGTAGTTGGAGGCTTAATTTTAATGATTGGCTTCTACATGATTTTAGTAAGCGTTTATACCAAAAAATCACCATTATGGTTTTTAAAGCAAATAAGTCCGGCGCAATTATTAGCCTTTTCTACAAGTAGTAGTGCAGCAACCTTGCCAGTAACTATGGAGCGTGTAGAAGAACACTTAGGTGTAGATGGAGAAGTTGCAGGTTTTGTTTTGCCAGTTGGAGCTACAGTAAATATGGATGGTACAAGTCTTTACCAAGGTATTGCTGCGGTTTTTATAATGCAGGTTATTTGGCCCGAAGGCTTAACGTTTACAAACCAATTGGTTATTGTGGCAACCGCTTTATTGGCATCAATTGGTAGTGCTGCCGTGCCAAGTGCAGGTATGGTGATGCTGGTTATTGTTTTAGAATCCATCGGTTTCCCAGCCGAATTATTACCTATTGGGCTAGCATTAATTTTTGCAGTAGATAGACCTTTAGATATGTGTAGAACTGTTGTAAACGTAACAGGAGATGCTACGGTTGCAATGATTGTTGCAAAATCTTTAGGTAAGCTACATGATCCTAAACCTAAAGAATGGGACGATAATTATGAGGAAGTAAAATAA
- a CDS encoding MbnP family protein has protein sequence MKILKFAFALLLCATISSCSSDDDNNTEDLSGQTGDLILKFDNGVGDQDFIFGTTYTRTNGESYQLTTLKYLISNVSLKDDMGNVYTYPAENNIFIVSEANGNTAGEIYITLEDVDAANYTEVTFGVGIDQDRYASGADGQGDFLTTAQDEGMMWSWATGYRFTRLDGTFTSATETDAALNIHMGSVGTAVDNYKETTITLPNEVLVREDKTPEIHIKADISQVFDGVTTVSFDDGYAQVHTDPIATGVIATNLNGAFSVHHVHND, from the coding sequence ATGAAAATTTTAAAATTTGCATTTGCGCTTTTATTATGCGCAACAATTTCTTCATGTTCCTCAGACGATGATAATAATACAGAAGACCTTTCTGGACAAACAGGAGATTTAATACTTAAATTCGATAACGGTGTTGGAGACCAAGATTTTATTTTTGGTACAACTTATACTAGAACAAACGGAGAATCTTACCAATTAACAACTTTAAAATACTTAATAAGTAACGTTAGTTTAAAAGACGATATGGGTAACGTATATACATACCCAGCAGAAAACAACATTTTTATCGTTAGTGAAGCAAACGGAAACACCGCAGGCGAAATCTATATCACTTTAGAAGATGTAGATGCAGCAAACTATACCGAAGTTACTTTTGGAGTTGGTATCGATCAAGATCGTTATGCTTCTGGAGCAGATGGTCAAGGAGATTTTCTTACTACAGCACAAGATGAAGGTATGATGTGGTCTTGGGCAACAGGTTACAGGTTTACTAGATTAGACGGGACGTTTACATCTGCAACAGAAACTGATGCCGCTTTAAACATCCACATGGGGAGTGTTGGTACTGCTGTAGATAACTATAAAGAAACTACCATAACTTTACCAAACGAAGTTTTAGTAAGAGAAGATAAAACACCAGAAATACATATTAAAGCAGATATTTCTCAAGTTTTTGATGGTGTAACTACTGTAAGTTTTGATGATGGTTATGCACAAGTGCATACCGATCCTATTGCCACAGGAGTAATAGCGACTAATTTAAACGGAGCGTTTTCTGTACACCACGTACATAACGACTAA
- a CDS encoding DUF4870 domain-containing protein, whose translation MLDNHQKNIATFIHLSTFSRFFIPFGNFIGPIILWAANKDKSDFIDRHGKQAINFQISILLYAIILGTLSVPFFIFKIFNGFDFIDFNGFQNFHINIGKPSALLYIGGLLGAFAIIGFIIELILIVIASLKARDGEIYNYPLTIQFLK comes from the coding sequence ATGCTAGACAATCATCAAAAAAACATCGCAACTTTTATCCATTTATCAACCTTTAGTAGGTTCTTTATTCCTTTCGGAAATTTTATTGGACCTATTATTTTATGGGCAGCAAATAAAGATAAATCAGACTTTATAGATCGCCATGGGAAACAGGCTATTAATTTTCAAATTAGCATTTTGCTTTATGCTATAATCTTGGGTACGTTATCTGTTCCGTTCTTTATTTTCAAAATTTTTAATGGTTTCGATTTTATAGATTTTAACGGTTTCCAGAATTTCCATATCAACATTGGTAAGCCATCAGCTTTACTTTACATAGGTGGCCTACTGGGTGCTTTTGCAATTATTGGTTTCATTATAGAACTAATTTTGATTGTAATTGCAAGCTTAAAAGCTAGAGATGGCGAGATTTACAATTATCCGTTAACCATTCAGTTTTTAAAATAA
- a CDS encoding LysR substrate-binding domain-containing protein: MTITQLSYVLAVAENQNFTKAAEKCFVTQPTLSMQIQKLEDQLDILIFDRSKKPIELTDIGRKIVEQARNIVNESNRIQDIVDQQKGFIGGEFKLGIIPTVMPTLLPMFLKNFIKKHPKVKLKIEELTTEEIMLRIKDGHLDAAIAATPLEDENIKERVLYFEPFVSYIPKGHRLHSNKKIDVSDLEVDDMLLLEDGHCFRDGVINLCKTFKNQTEEKFQLESGSIETLIRLSNEGLGMTLLPYLHTLEINDKEKENLHYFNDPTPAREVSLIYHKSELKMQIIEALQDVISGVVRGAIAFQNVKIISPLPK; the protein is encoded by the coding sequence ATGACGATTACCCAATTATCCTATGTTTTAGCTGTTGCTGAAAACCAAAATTTCACAAAAGCGGCCGAAAAATGTTTTGTTACGCAACCTACTTTAAGCATGCAAATTCAGAAATTAGAAGATCAACTCGATATTCTAATTTTTGATAGAAGTAAAAAACCTATTGAACTTACCGATATTGGGCGAAAAATTGTAGAACAAGCTAGAAACATTGTAAACGAATCTAATAGAATTCAAGATATTGTAGATCAACAAAAAGGCTTTATTGGTGGTGAATTTAAATTAGGGATTATCCCAACCGTAATGCCTACTCTACTGCCTATGTTTTTGAAAAACTTTATAAAAAAACATCCAAAAGTAAAACTTAAAATTGAGGAGCTAACCACCGAAGAAATTATGTTACGCATAAAAGATGGCCATTTAGATGCTGCCATTGCTGCAACACCTTTGGAAGATGAAAATATAAAGGAACGTGTACTTTATTTCGAGCCGTTTGTATCTTACATTCCTAAAGGCCATAGATTACATAGTAACAAAAAGATTGATGTATCAGATTTAGAAGTTGATGATATGTTGCTATTAGAAGATGGCCACTGCTTTCGTGATGGCGTAATTAACTTGTGTAAAACTTTTAAAAACCAAACGGAAGAAAAATTTCAATTAGAAAGCGGTAGTATTGAAACCTTAATTAGGTTATCGAATGAAGGTTTAGGCATGACACTACTGCCCTATTTACATACCTTAGAAATTAACGATAAAGAAAAGGAGAATTTACACTATTTTAATGATCCAACACCTGCACGAGAGGTGAGCTTAATTTACCATAAAAGTGAATTAAAAATGCAGATTATTGAAGCTTTGCAAGATGTTATCTCTGGAGTTGTTCGTGGCGCTATTGCTTTTCAGAATGTAAAAATAATTAGCCCATTGCCGAAGTAA
- a CDS encoding sulfurtransferase, whose amino-acid sequence MKANISITDPIVSVEWLESHRNSENLIILDGSINKVFDAALKQIPNTRLFDIKKKFSDLSNEFPSAFPSEEQFQKEAQNLGINNNSAIVVYDDKGIYSSARVWWLFKAFGYTNVAVLNGGFPAWLKAELPTETMTNYTGEKGDFTAKLQPDFMQFFNDVKAASKNKTHTIIDARSAGRYNCEVLEPREGLRMGTIPNSVNLPFTDLLIDGVLKPRVELEKAFYMLAEKDDAIIFSCGSGLTACVLALGAEISGYKNLSVYDGSWTEWGSLVEA is encoded by the coding sequence ATGAAAGCTAACATATCTATAACAGATCCAATAGTTTCAGTAGAGTGGCTGGAGTCTCATCGGAATTCTGAAAATCTCATTATTTTAGATGGTTCAATAAATAAAGTATTTGATGCTGCTTTAAAGCAAATTCCAAACACAAGACTTTTTGATATAAAAAAGAAGTTTAGTGATCTGTCTAACGAATTTCCGAGTGCTTTTCCTTCTGAAGAGCAATTTCAAAAAGAAGCTCAAAATTTAGGAATAAATAATAATAGTGCTATTGTGGTTTACGACGATAAAGGCATTTATTCTAGCGCACGTGTTTGGTGGTTATTTAAAGCATTTGGTTATACCAATGTGGCTGTTTTAAATGGCGGGTTTCCTGCTTGGTTAAAGGCAGAATTACCAACCGAGACTATGACGAATTATACAGGTGAAAAAGGTGATTTCACAGCTAAGCTTCAACCTGATTTTATGCAATTTTTTAATGATGTAAAAGCAGCTTCGAAAAACAAAACACATACTATTATTGATGCACGTTCGGCAGGGCGTTATAATTGCGAAGTTCTAGAACCTCGCGAAGGTTTGCGTATGGGGACTATTCCTAATTCTGTTAATTTACCTTTTACAGATTTATTAATCGATGGCGTTTTAAAACCTAGAGTAGAGCTAGAAAAAGCTTTTTATATGCTAGCAGAAAAAGACGATGCTATTATATTTTCTTGCGGATCTGGTTTAACAGCGTGTGTCTTAGCTTTAGGAGCCGAAATTTCTGGATATAAAAACCTATCAGTTTATGATGGTTCTTGGACAGAGTGGGGGAGTTTGGTAGAAGCGTAG
- a CDS encoding cytochrome-c peroxidase, translating to MKKIVLIAWAIISVLACSKSSDTEVYVPVYLNVEQPANFPEMVYNLDNNPVTEAGFELGKSLFYDGKLSSNDAIPCAFCHEQAFAFTHHEHTVSHGVNGGIGTRNAQPIQNLAYQSEFMWDGAATHLDFQPIIPLTSEVEMGETLSNVLSKLSADAYYQKQFPKAFEDGEINSENMLKALSQFMLMMVSSNSDYDKYIRNEDGVTLSEIELDGLNSFQNKCATCHATDLFTDQSYRNNGLSINPKLDDKGRYDIFEDPTDLYTFKVPSLRNIELSLPYMHDGRFSTLEAVLDFYDSGMTDNGNVDEIFTRADGSLGISLSDYEKESIIAFLNTLTDNEFLTDDRFSEY from the coding sequence ATGAAAAAAATAGTTCTTATTGCATGGGCAATAATCAGTGTGCTGGCTTGTTCTAAATCATCCGATACAGAAGTTTACGTTCCGGTTTACTTAAATGTAGAGCAACCGGCTAATTTCCCAGAAATGGTTTATAATCTAGATAATAATCCGGTAACCGAAGCAGGTTTCGAATTAGGAAAAAGCTTGTTTTACGATGGTAAACTCTCATCAAACGATGCTATTCCTTGTGCGTTTTGCCACGAACAAGCTTTTGCTTTTACACATCATGAACATACAGTTAGCCATGGTGTAAATGGAGGTATTGGAACGCGTAATGCTCAACCTATTCAAAATTTAGCGTATCAATCGGAGTTTATGTGGGATGGCGCAGCAACACATCTCGATTTTCAACCTATTATTCCATTAACTTCAGAAGTAGAAATGGGAGAAACCTTGAGCAATGTGCTAAGTAAATTAAGCGCAGATGCGTATTATCAAAAACAATTTCCAAAAGCTTTTGAAGATGGAGAAATAAACAGCGAAAACATGCTAAAAGCATTATCTCAATTTATGCTCATGATGGTATCTTCAAATTCAGATTACGATAAATATATAAGAAATGAAGACGGTGTAACCTTATCCGAAATTGAGTTGGATGGTTTAAACAGTTTTCAAAATAAATGTGCAACGTGCCATGCTACCGATTTATTCACAGACCAAAGTTATAGAAACAATGGCTTGTCAATAAACCCGAAGCTTGATGATAAAGGGCGTTACGATATTTTTGAAGACCCAACCGATTTATATACATTTAAAGTGCCTAGTTTGCGTAACATAGAGTTATCATTACCATATATGCACGATGGACGTTTTTCTACTTTAGAAGCTGTTTTAGATTTTTATGATTCTGGAATGACCGATAATGGTAATGTAGATGAAATATTTACTAGAGCAGATGGTAGTTTGGGCATAAGCCTTTCAGATTACGAAAAAGAAAGCATTATTGCATTTCTTAATACATTAACAGATAACGAGTTTTTAACCGATGATAGATTTTCAGAATATTAA